The Belonocnema kinseyi isolate 2016_QV_RU_SX_M_011 chromosome 2, B_treatae_v1, whole genome shotgun sequence nucleotide sequence gtgatttattttgctcatattattgattttattttttgtcaaagttaaacaaaattatttattgttgaaattattaatgtagctaatgaaaaaattaataatatttaagacctcaatgacaaaaatatttaaaacatatacatgatcagaagaattaatgaaaaatatattacttatatccaatataaatataataataattagaatatgtaagactacaacttaagttgcaaagtaaagaatctttcctcctttaaaatcttaaaaatttcaagtttcgaaggaaatatttttaaaaagtagtggtaattgtaactaaaatgtttgagggaattatttggaaaaatactCATGAAGCACAATTGGAGGAAAcgcacttttttcatttaaaaatgtccagagccttcaattttcttgagattttgcatttttcggttttaaattaaagatcattaaattctatagatcttgactctccgatattttgtctcctctatttttttatcaataatttttccagtcaaagtatgagcAAAGTCTTATAatcgatgaaattttttttgctaaaagtgcttcctattaatataggaatgacatttaataacaaaaataatttaaaagtttataataactactgTGACAAACaagttttgtgtaaaaatattagaatttgagatttttcaaattataatttccgtcaatggccagaacgacttcaggtattccttaaaataataaatattttataatatttgatcaaatataacaatttaaatttttgtgaacaaattaaataaacaaatttaaaatgtttgccatttcgcatcgaaaatttttttgcactggaaatgttttaagctattggacgaatgattgctagtcacaaaaatattagaagagttaacaataaccactgttattaacaattcttgtgacaaaatatttaaacttaaggttttatcaaatctaaatcttctttgatggccaagtcggtgggttattgtcaaaagatgtTGTATttagtgaatcttagcatgcagtgttatgattcatttcaaatctattacgattgaaaacccgacttttccgagtgatactgccaacattgggacattttttgtaaattgtttataaacatgtaagttgttatattccactaaatttgatcaaagataaattttttaggaatatccgcagccattgtagcgattaaagaaaataaaaattgtgataaaaccttacatttgaatattttgtcacgagaattattcataacaatggttattgttaacgtctcacatatttttgtgactagcagttattcgccctacagcttaaaatatttccagtgtaaaagaATTCTAAGCgtaagggccaaaattttgaatttctttatctaatatatttacaaaaatttaaattgttatattttattaaatattattaaacatttattgtttCAGGGAAGACTTGCAatcttcctggcgcttgaaggaaataataatttaaaaaatctcaaattataatattttgccaccaaaattgtttataacaatagttattagaaacttttaaattatttttgctttaagtagaaaaattattaataaacaaacagagaagacaaaagtttggAGCGttaagctgaacgaaaaaagtgaatttcctcctacactccgtcatgaatacagtacgtttgtttatagaatttaatagtttatagtctgttcattttataaatgaggtttgcaataatataattaactatttaattcgaaatctcctttaaataaaaattttttaataaaattattaggggctgaacgcagcgagaaaaaagctttcaagattaagcaacaaatacattattgcactgtctttaatattattaattttttcattagctacattaataattttaacaacaaataattttgtttaacttaaaaaaaaaataataaaatcaataatatgagcaaaataaatcacaaaaatataaagttcgaactgctttcaaaatgtatctcaaaatttaattttattcatattaaactacatattttcattactttttcttttttaaataataagtaatggtaagacttattttttcatctattattTTGCTTGTTTGTTTGCAAACAGAATCAAGTTCCCAGTGGGCATaaggtttggcgacgtctttacgacatcgttacgacatctttacgacatctttacgacaactttacgatatcatatGTCTATGCCGTTAATgcgtctttacaatatcgtaaataagtcgtatgatctgacgatgtcttacgatatcgcaaagacaccgaaacgacatcgacataggatgtcgtaaagttgtcttaaagatgtcgtaatgatgtcgtaaggACTGcgccaaattttatgcatactgggtttttaattttttttgctttttcttaatgcaattcaatgaaaaagacagacctactttttgtggcgccatctgttggattagtttacccgagattcccctccggatcgtaagataacagaaaagtgggggcgatgcatggggctgattattacaaataataaaaattattttaaaaattatttctgttaaatttaattaattttaagaggaaattgctaaaaacgataataaattattcaaacaatttataggttaactttaatcaaaatgattcaacaaaaaattctaaatatttgaacaattatttttgttaaatttaattaattattgccttGCTGTAACGAAAAGGTTGCAAATAAGTTGAGAAATTCTAAATAACTCTGACTTTTCATcatcattttaagagaaaattgctaaaaacttcaataagttgtttaaataattaattttgttaacattaatcaattatttaccttactttaattgaaaactgaacataaatggaatttttttttttaaaaactgctatTTTCTACATagaatttttctaagagaatacgatgaacaataataataaatttttcaaacaattatttttgttaacattaagTATTTCCTCAAACTAATCGATCATTggaaaaaaatggacaatttcggGAGAAACCGTGAATTTTTAACTCTATTCTATGAGAAATTtgctaaaaaagaaataaaaatggcttaaacaattatttctgcttaatttgattaattattgcctcgctttaaggaaaattttgaaaataagttgaaaatttcaacaaaaaaaaccgcTACCTTGTTAatcgatttaaagaaaaaatcacagaaaaccataatgaattgtttaaacaattcattttttaactttattcaattatttaactcactctaattaaaatcagacaaaaagtccaaaatttgtgaaaaatttgatattttctaacataattctaagagaatattattaaaaataataataagttgtttaaaaaattatatttgttaacattAACTATTACCTTACTCTAAGTAAacattggacaaaaagtggaacatttttcaaaaatcgcgactttctaactcttttCTAAAAGATAATTGCTAAAGGCTATGaaccattgtttaaacaattaatctgAACATCGAATTACCAATATAAAGTTTTTATGTACTAGATACCATCTgtataaaaaaacagaaaaaaatcataaacagcgccaaaacccattaaaatataattttacacttatgggggttttttgggaccccataataaaaaataaactttcattcgtattctatggctgtCCCAACAAATTTTACGTGTTAATTTTATTCACAttatattgacgattctgaataaaatttacgaatcaaataaatcatttcctaaattcaaagaataataaagtgttattgtataaaatagaaaaaaatatttattcaattcaaggaagttaaaaaattaaaaattaaaaattctagttaaatGTTTTGTTATTCTGACCGAGTTTCAAATACGGAAATATGAGTTTGATAAGAACAAATGTTTTTCTTACAGGTGTTTACTAACACATTAAGCACAGACGATAACCTAATTGTTGTTGAAGTTTTCGACGCTTTTGAAGGTTACAGTCTCAAAATTCTTAGTGTATAAATAGCCTTACATCAGAATCCTGATATCAGTACAAAAACTTTTATTCTGCGAAAAGTTTTACTTTCTGagttttctttattcattttttaatacagcCATGATGAAGTTATTAGTCTTTGCTTTGGTGGCACTTTCTGTCGGTAAGTGcaagtgaagaaattaaattaattaaattagttttggctgattttttaatcaatcaattttacaATGTTATTCGTATTTATCAGTgatgtaaagttaattttttttaagccgaGAATTAactataaacattaacaatttaaaGCGCagcataatttttaatactaaataaaaatttcgatttatttttcaagtttatttgtttgtttgtttttaaggtaaataattttttttaatcctcagataattcaaaaagatttaggaaaatttaacatatatcgaataaaaatttcaataaaaaaattaatttacaaacatatagtttacatttttaaacaaaaaagatgaattctcaatgtgaaatgtaatagttgatatttcagtaaaaaaatattttcatttaaaataacaaactgttgaatataacaaacaagatgattttattaacaaaatactttttaaaaagactgattttcatATATACAGtcgcatttcaaataaacaaaaaattatttttaccaaatatgacgaattgttaacaaaattaatacattttctaacaaactgtgttgaattttcaaatgaaaaacatccatttccaacaaaaaatcgaatagttaaattttcaattgaaacaaatttttaccaaaatttttttttataaataagaaaaatgttaatggaataaatatatatatttctaagaaagagatgaattttcaaacgcaaatattatttttttaccagaaaatacaacttttttacgaaaatattatatttttccccCATAGTTGAACATTCcatagaaaagacgaattttcaacaaataacataaattttcaactaaatcgatttttaaccagaaatagtgGTATGAAAttggtattaatttttaatgtaaaaacaatacattttctacgtagcagtttaattttgtagTGTTAATTTTGTTTcaggccaaaaagatgaatttttcttaaaatagttcaattttaaacccgaaaatataaatgttcaaacaaacaaaaaattacaaccactagttgaattttaaacaatttagttaaattttatttttaaaataataataatttttaaccaaaaaaatacgaattttcaactaaaattattgatttttaaacaaaaaaataagccgttaaaaagtagttcaaatttgagccaagaagtagaattttgaacaaatttgttaaattttaatttaaaacaataatttgtaccaaaaaaaaaacgaatttttcaactaaaattatgaatcttcaactaaaaaaataaatgttgaagaaagaagttcaacttttaaccaaagcgttacattttaaacaaattttaattttttcatatactttttaacaaaaacaatgcatttaatgcatttaatataaaaagatgaattattaagaaaaaatgtaataattgatattttaacaaaaatgaattctcaatcaaatactTTAACCCTCAACAAtagcagattatttttcaaccaaatagttgtataaaaatagttgtttaaaaataatctatatttttacgaaaaaatacaagtataaaaaaattccactatacAGTTAATTTAGTAACCAAGAgtgttaattttctataaaaaaattaaaatttcaacagacaaagatcaatcaaaaataaaatagtggaattttcagttgagaaagttaatttttaataaaaaaaaattaattctccataaaacagttaagttttttatcagaaagatgacttttcaacaaaatacgtaaatttttaaccaaactgttgaccAAATTTTCGTTGAAGTTGCGAATTTCAAATAAGAACTTCTTTATTGACAAACTTGTAAAATTGCAAGTCCAATGgccaaaaactgaaaaacatgTATAATAATTAAAGGTCCAAAATACTAACAAATagcatttcagaaaaaattaaattgtttaaactgagaataaaaattttccacctaaaaagttaattatcaacaaaataattgcatttttgaccaaatacatcaattttctataagaagattattttctacaaaaagggataaatttttaactaaaattatgaaactgcaactaaaaaattgagtaattttcaattcaatattttcaaaattcaagcattttcaattataactctataattgtagaactttgaattgcaaatatttagtttttaatttgaaaaatttccaattaaaaattctgtaacacTGATGACttgcattgaaaatatttattttcagaaaaaaaaccgtTTCTTTCACGCAATTTTACTCGATTATCAGAgaatgacttgaaaattaaaaaaaataattgtaaattaaagaaaaaatttcattggaacgaaaaaactatttcttttagccaaatacattttttcacttaaaataaatatgatggaTTGTTTCTTGGTTTCAAAGAAACCTTCTggaatattcccaatttcggaaAAGTTATAGGTCACGTTTACAATTCCAGAATAGCGACTTctcattgtttcaattaaaaaaagaaaaacgaagaaGTTTGACAAattgaattagtaattttttactaatgtttAGTGGCTCACTTTTTgcatacaaattctttaaaacttcgcTATTGGTTaacgaagttttttaaaatttttattcaaagatgcAATGAGGTATCGTTTGTGAAAATAATCTATAAATTGCATATAAAATTCTTAAGGAATCCAATTCAGACTAAGCTGATGCTTATTCAAGgcaattctgaaaaattgttgtttttctcaTCTTTGTTCAAAGAACCagacaaaaatatttggaaaatgaaGACAGACTAAGTCACgttaaaaatttctcaacatGGCCTTCTTATTGTGTCAATAAAGTCAAGAACGTCAACTCTACTTCgttattataataaacatttctatttttcacattttccatgtttataacttttttaaattatgatatacagttataaatcatgtttttttttgtaccgaataattatttttccactttttaattaggaaatatctCGTCTGATCGAATTAGTACTCTTCTACTAATCTTTGGCGACTCACTTTTCGCtgataaaatctgtaaaatttcacttgtAAATACTTCATTGATAAATTAATNNNNNNNNNNNNNNNNNNNNNNNNNNNNNNNNNNNNNNNNNNNNNNNNNNNNNNNNNNNNNNNNNNNNNNNNNNNNNNNNNNNNNNNNNNNNNNNNNNNNTTCCCCTGCTTCCCGGCTCctttattttccattactttCCATAATCCACTCTCTTCTCATTTATCTTCGCTTTCCCGGCACCCTCCATCATTTCCTCGCACTTGTCCTATTTACCTTCCCCTCATTTTCCTTCACTTTTCCTACTTCACCTGCTTTTTCTCCTATCACTTGCATTTTAACACCCCCTTCTTTTCTCAGTACTTCCCCTCTCCTTTTTCCCCATTCTTTCCCCACATTTCCTTCACTCATTTTTTCCTCCCCTTATTCCCCACACTTCTTCTACTAATTTTCActtacttcctctacttcctATCGCaaaatttcccctcacttcctccTCCTTGAAAAAAGTACGAATCACCTGATCAAAATTACAAGACTTTCTGTCCGTGTCTACAAGCcactgaaaattagaaaaatttcaaaaaatggtcaaatgtaccaaaaaacaatgtaaaaattacaaaaaaattgtataaaggacaaaaaaattataaattttttttaattataacaaattccaaaaaaggataaaaaattttcaaaattacaaaaaatggtaacatctacaaaaaaatggtgaaaatcaccaaaaatataaaaaatattttaaaaatgtaaaaataaaaataaaaattttgtaaaattgcaaaaaaaaaagaataattacaaggaaaaattgtaacaattacaaataaatagtaattttatagtaaaatagcAAAACTGTAAaacttacgaaaaaaattgaaggaatgaataaaaaagattagaaaaattacaaattacatttacaattttgtagttcttcaattctaaaaaatgcaacaaagattgtaaaagttaaaaaaaatgggaaaaattgccgaaaaaatgataaaatctacaaaaaatggtaaaaagggaaaaaattgcaaaaattacagaaaagtttcaaaaatcactcaaaaatggccaaaattacaaaaagttatggaaattacaaagaaattgtattttttcattataaaaataaaacaaagactttttaaattacataaaaaatggtcaaaattacaaattgtaaataaaattgtaaatattacaaaaatatattgtgcaattgtgaaaaaattgtaataattagaaaaaattggaaaaattacaacataaattgtaaaaattacaaaaaagtaccATAAaagttcatattaaaataaatataaaaagttacaaaaaattattaaaagttctcAAAATGAATAttgtgcaaaatttaaaaaaaatggtagaaattaaaagaaaaaatggaaaaaattacagaaaagttgcaaaaatgaccaaaaatggtcaaaattacaaaaaagttatggaaattacaaaaaaaatggcttttttaataatacaaatgaaacaaagatattataaattacataaaaaatagtgaaaatgactgagaaatgtaaaaaatactttgaaaattgcatatattataaaaatatattttgaaattgaaaaaaataattgtgataattatgaagaaaattgcaagaattacaacaaaaaattttaaactcacaaaaaagtaaaaagtactaaaaaagtaaatcttaaaagaaatgtaaaaattaagaaacaattgaagaaattataaaaaatagtaaaagttacaaaaaaatataaaaattgccaAAAGGGATTAAGACCCGAagatgaatttaaccaaaaaaatcttttttaattaaacttatttattttagatgcctaatttctaaattgattATCAAGCGTTACTatgattaatgtattttttttttatttcaggttcCGCATTACCCTTAGCAGCAGACTTAGGTGATTCAGAGGCCCCAGAAACAAAGCCTACGCCGAAAGACGTATTACAAAAACTGTTTAATATAACGGACGatgatttgaatcaaaaatgtgACAATTCTGATGATGACGACCAAGTTAGGTGGGAAAAAGTAAGGCAAGCTCTCATAGATCTTCATGATGCTGAAGTAAAAGCGAGGAGAGCAAATAAGTCCCCGAAACATTGTGTTCGTAAGGCGCAAGTAAATGTCATTAAAGCAGCACTACCGTGTGTCCAAGACGATAAAGTCGCAGATTCTCTCGAATTCTATCAACAAATGTAAGTTCGTTTACTCTTTTTATACGAACTTCTTACTATACTTTTAGGGGACACGGGGGAAATAGggtcatttttcaaaacaaaagtttagtcaattaaaaaaaaaaattaatgtaccaAACAGATTTTCTACTATATGAGGTTGATTATTATTACTCAacgaaaacagattaatattcatccaagtaattaaatttgcaactaaaaaaaaaatcattctcgacgaaaaatgtgaaatttgataTTTCGGTCAAAAACGATTCTAAtaagctaaataaaaaaaatcaacaaacgattaaatttgcaactaaagagatgaatcttcaccaaaaaattatctttcaacaaaatagttttactaTCAAtcgagcagttgaattttcaacaaaaaaagatgaattcacaacgagaaatattttatagtttataataataataataatgaaactaCCAATAAAGCTAccaaaaatactttcattttgaatgaaacagtttaattaaaccaaagccaagaattctcaacgaagaagCTGCATCctcaaccaattttcaaaaaacaattaaatttgcaactaaaaaagtggatcttcaatcaaaaaagaacctttcaacagaatagttctttatcaagcaaacagatgaatttctaacaaaagaaatcTTGAATCCACAACGAAAAATGGTTGATAGTGTAAGCTTGGCTCCTAATGATCTAAAAGGTATTTATTATTTGAGGACCAAGGACTTTGAGTCAGCTTTGATTCGGCAACGAATTTAgcataaaaaacacatttattaagTTCGGTATCAGAATAAAATGTAACAATGCATTCCCATCGCAATTGACAAAAACTCAGCCAGACTCTGCTCTTCTCCCGTAATCTCTCTCGGTTGATAATGGTCGACAATGTTCGGTCAATTGCcgatcgaaggaaccgaatggagcctgtaTAAAGTATCCGTATataccccattcggttcctttttaaacaactaaaaaaaaacagcaaaatcaacttttaaattgtttaaattcggattctacgtctGATCGAATTAGTACTCTTCTACTAATCTTTGGCGACTCACTTTTCGCtgataaaatctgtaaaatttcacttgtAAATACTTCATTGATAAATTAATNNNNNNNNNNNNNNNNNNNNNNNNNNNNNNNNNNNNNNNNNNNNNNNNNNNNNNNNNNNNNNNNNNNNNNNNNNNNNNNNNNNNNNNNNNNNNNNNNNNNAGTAACCACTTCCCCATTCCTCTCACTTCCCCTGCTTCCCGGCTCctttattttccattactttCCATAATCCACTCTCTTCTCATTTATCTTCGCTTTCCCCACATTTCCTTCACTCATTTTTCCTCCCCTTATTCCCCACACCTCTTCTACTTCGTCTTCCCTTATTTGCCCTCAGTTTCCCTACTACCCTTCCCCGCATTTTCCTTGATTTTCGCTATTTCTactcttttcattttccttcttCCCTATtgaaggtcacgaaataatcgcaatagttttttttcaacggtaaacagtttttaaaaatataagacgtataacgcctgttgacagCTACACTTCAAAcacatcatctgtaagtagcagtcaacaggctttatagatcttatatattttttaaactttttaccgctgcaaaaaaagtattgcgattactccgtgagtttccaatagaaaatttaacgtagaatccgaatttcaacagtttgaaagttgatcttgctgttttttttttttttttaaggaaccgaatggggacccaatagggtctttacgggtactttgtagaggctccattcggttccttcggtctgccagggcgAGGAAGCAATTTAGAAGAAATTCCCGGCGTGGACTCAAAATTCTTAATCATAACGTAGTCACCAAGTTggtattcatgacaaatttttcacTTCTTTGCAATATACTTTTCATTATAATCGTTTgacttttcgatatttttcttcGCTTCAGCTCGCATTAGCCAATTTTGTCTGGCCACATTTTCATCGTTCAGACGTGCCGGTTCAGGTTCTCCGTTCCGAAGTCCAGCCAACTCCATTCTTGCTCCTAGCAATTGTTGCGCTAACCGTTCATTATCAAATATAATACCAATGATGCAGAATCCTTTTACCCAAGTTAGATTTTGAATTCACCGACCTATCACCAGTCATCTCGCCAAGCTGTACCGAAATCTTTTTCCTAAATTCGAGCAATTAACTCTGCTTCATTTCCCACCGTACGTTgattaatacgagggtggattgataagtttccggcctgaccaagaaaaacaacgtttttaagaattttttttttttatttctcaacataatctcctccaaggctNNNNNNNNNNNNNNNNNNNNNNNNNNNNNNNNNNNNNNNNNNNNNNNNNNNNNNNNNNNNNNNNNNNNNNNNNNNNNNNNNNNNNNNNNNNNNNNNNNNNaagctatctaaggatggtactatagaacgccacctcaaggtaggcctagtggcgccatctcttggtcaggccggaaacttatcaatccaccctcgtacattccAAGATAATCTTCAGTTTATCCTTGATGTAATCCTGAAGGAATTTTCTGTAAGCTATTTTGACTGTACACTTTCAAGGCACTAATATTCACTTTGAAGGCACTTTAGCAAAGTGCCAAACAATCTAACAAACATCTAAAAGCGTTACTTGTACTTTGTTCTCGAATTTCCGTCAGCCATTCTCGATTCGTACAAGGTCACGTTCAATCGCGATGGATACAATTTTCCGGTGAAATCCGACTTCTGATCTGTTAGGTTGGCGGTTAATGATCTAAAAGGTATTATTCGAGAACCGAAGACATTGAATAAGGTTTGAATcgacaaataatttagaaaaaaagaactttatt carries:
- the LOC117167635 gene encoding uncharacterized protein LOC117167635, translated to MMKLLVFALVALSVGSALPLAADLGDSEAPETKPTPKDVLQKLFNITDDDLNQKCDNSDDDDQVRWEKVRQALIDLHDAEVKARRANKSPKHCVRKAQVNVIKAALPCVQDDKVADSLEFYQQIYT